The Melitaea cinxia chromosome 24, ilMelCinx1.1, whole genome shotgun sequence genome window below encodes:
- the LOC123665480 gene encoding cathepsin K-like: MASLYILLLSALAFDPGFAFVLSDEKNLTWSTNYHARGEMTNLFTGIIKPFEIWYSAEINKSRIDFYNGMVKTFSVGETDEDLGQEFKVYPMTTETVTNQIVCEKHILEKVKNFFEREQEFEYTGDTVYNKKNVQIWKMLEVDPSEQKKLEEIIYVYENEDGTHVPLLRERIKHNVWSGALDGHIIVRYFDYGPATAEDLDVNQVEACNETIIDESLKQARLVIDDDEFLSYKLQHKKEYKGDEHEVRRQIFNENLRKVIEHNQKNLGYKLTINKFSDRTDAELAHLFGTRPSDPFQEGSIVFPHTEEEVDVLAQDLPDNYDMRIGGYISPIKNQGACGSCWAFATAAAVEGALARTNGARDLDLSEQSIVDCAWGFRNYGCDGGFLDRVYRYVLEHGIAVEEDYGLYLEENGYCKMKNMTKIYHIKGFTKIPSLSVNAMKVALYKYGPVSVTINSSPIVHYANGIYYNVDCNDDGPNHAVTVVGYGVRDGATYWIVKNSWGEDWGQDGYILFSATNNNCHILEDAYCPII; the protein is encoded by the exons ATGGCGTCCCTGTACATATTACTGCTATCGGCACTGGCCTTCGATCCAGGCTTTGCCTTTGTTTTGA gtgatgaaaaaaatttaacatgGTCGACCAATTACCACGCGAGGGGAGAAATGACGAATCTCTTTACTGGTATCATAAAGCCTTTCGAGATCTG gtaCAGCGCCGAAATTAACAAGTCCCGTATTGACTTTTACAACGGTATGGTGAAAACCTTCAGCGTTGGTGAAACTGACGAGGACTTAGGTCAAGAATTTAAG GTGTATCCGATGACAACGGAAACGGTGACGAATCAAATAGTTTGTGAAAAGCATATACTTGAGAAAGTTAAAAATTTCTTCGAGAGGGAACAAGAGTTTGAATACACAG GAGACACGgtctacaacaaaaaaaatgttcaaatttgGAAAATGCTCGAGGTTGATCCAAGCGAACAAAAGAAATTAGAAGAAATTATATACGTCTATGAGAATGAAGACGGAACTCATGTACCCCTATT ACGTGAAAGAATAAAACATAACGTCTGGAGCGGTGCACTAGACGGGCATATTATCGTACGATATTTCGACTATGGACCCGCAACTGCTGAAGATCTGGATGTAAATCAAG ttGAGGCCTGCAACGAGACTATAATAGATGAATCGTTGAAGCAAGCTCGTCTTGTCATCGATGACGATGAATTCTTAAG TTATAAATTACAACACAAAAAAGAGTATAAGGGAGACGAACACGAAGTAAGGAGACAAATATTCAACGAAAATCTAAG AAAAGTGATAGAACACAACCAGAAGAATCTCGGatacaaattaacaattaacaAGTTCTCCGACCGGACTGACGCGGAGCTGGCACACCTGTTCGGAACTAGACCCTCTGATCCCTTCCAGGAGGGTTCAATTGTTTTCCCTCATACTGAAGAGGAAGTGGATGTTCTGGCACAGGACCTACCTGACAACTACGATATGAGAATTGGAGGGTACATCAGCCCCATTAAAA ACCAAGGTGCGTGTGGCTCTTGCTGGGCGTTCGCCACCGCGGCGGCGGTAGAGGGCGCACTCGCTCGTACGAACGGTGCTCGTGACCTTGATCTCAGCGAGCAGTCGATCGTCGACTGCGCTTGGGG ATTCCGAAACTACGGCTGCGACGGAGGTTTCTTAGACAGGGTATACAGGTATGTCTTAGAGCACGGTATTGCAGTAGAAGAGGACTACGGATTATATTTAGAAGAG AATGGTTACTGCAAAATGAAAAACATGACCAAAATCTACCACATTAAGGGTTTCACTAAAATACCATCACTCAGCGTGAACGCCATGAAAGTAGCTCTGTACAAATATGGGCCGGTTTCCGTTACCATCAACTCTTCCCCTATTGTACATTATGCTAATGGAATATACTACAATGTTGATTG tAACGACGATGGACCTAACCACGCGGTGACTGTGGTGGGCTATGGTGTTCGAGATGGAGCCACATATTGGATCGTCAAGAATTCCTGGGGCGAAGACTGGGGACAGGACGGCTACATCCTCTTCTCTGCCACTAACAACAACTGCCACATTCTAGAAGATGCTTACTGCCCTATTATCTAA